One window from the genome of Paenibacillus azoreducens encodes:
- the spoIIGA gene encoding sigma-E processing peptidase SpoIIGA: protein MVVYIDLIFITNLLIDGALLWLTAWMRKQRLRWWRLAVAAMVGALYVVMMFLPELSFMYTFIIKFALSLLMLWIAFGFGSLQNYIRNMGAFYIINFAAAGGIIGIHYLLQNTGEIFNGIWFTASGGLSFELKIGFWFTFIMCFAVLLWFKFVYSTRRKLENRQEYMGEVIVTIGGYDVSCTGLLDTGNQLADPLTRTPVMVMEAALWKEKLPASWLERLSGGEPDKLLLEMNDADFEWRDRLRLVPYRGVNRGSAFMLAIKPDAVEIRIGNQTSRAVKVLIGLDGGNLSGDRSYQAIIHPDLVQEENSVKTETKPPVTPTSIGL, encoded by the coding sequence CTGGTTGTCTATATTGATCTGATTTTCATCACCAACCTGTTAATCGATGGCGCGCTCTTGTGGCTTACCGCCTGGATGAGGAAACAGCGGCTGCGGTGGTGGCGGTTGGCGGTAGCGGCGATGGTAGGAGCGCTGTACGTCGTTATGATGTTTCTGCCTGAGCTTTCCTTTATGTATACCTTTATCATTAAATTTGCATTGTCTCTGCTCATGCTCTGGATTGCTTTTGGTTTTGGAAGTCTGCAAAACTATATCCGGAATATGGGGGCTTTTTATATCATCAACTTTGCGGCCGCAGGGGGAATTATCGGTATCCATTATTTGCTTCAAAATACGGGAGAGATTTTTAACGGTATATGGTTTACGGCTTCGGGCGGACTTTCATTTGAACTGAAAATCGGGTTTTGGTTTACGTTTATCATGTGTTTTGCCGTGCTGTTGTGGTTCAAATTCGTATATTCCACGCGGCGGAAGCTGGAGAATAGGCAGGAGTACATGGGAGAGGTAATCGTCACGATCGGAGGTTATGACGTTAGCTGTACAGGTCTTTTGGATACCGGAAACCAGCTTGCCGATCCTTTGACACGGACGCCTGTCATGGTAATGGAAGCAGCGCTTTGGAAGGAAAAGCTTCCGGCATCCTGGCTGGAACGGCTTTCCGGGGGAGAGCCGGACAAACTCCTCCTGGAGATGAACGATGCAGACTTTGAATGGCGTGACCGGCTGCGGTTGGTGCCATATCGCGGAGTGAACCGTGGCTCGGCTTTTATGCTTGCTATCAAACCGGATGCCGTGGAAATACGAATCGGCAATCAGACAAGCCGTGCAGTTAAGGTTTTGATAGGGCTGGATGGGGGGAATTTGTCCGGCGACAGATCTTATCAGGCAATTATCCACCCAGATCTGGTGCAGGAGGAAAACAGTGTGAAGACTGAAACGAAGCCACCTGTAACTCCTACGTCCATCGGTTTATAG
- the sigE gene encoding RNA polymerase sporulation sigma factor SigE: MLVKWRLMAQLQYYRLLFLLGLKSEEIYYIGGSEALPPPLTREEEEYLLQRLSTGDAAIRSMLIERNLRLVVYIARKFENTGINIEDLVSIGAIGLIKAVNTFDPEKKIKLATYASRCIENEILMYLRRNSKIRSEVSFDEPLNIDWDGNELLLSDVLGTENDTIYRNIEEQVDRKLLHKALEKLTDRERTIMELRFGLQDGEEKTQKDVADMLGISQSYISRLEKRIIKRLRKEFNKMV; the protein is encoded by the coding sequence ATGCTAGTAAAATGGCGATTGATGGCTCAACTGCAATATTACCGGCTCCTATTTCTGCTGGGATTAAAAAGCGAAGAAATCTATTATATCGGCGGCAGCGAGGCGCTCCCTCCACCGCTGACACGCGAGGAAGAGGAGTATCTTCTGCAGCGGCTCTCCACAGGAGATGCAGCGATCAGATCGATGCTGATTGAGCGCAATCTGCGCCTGGTTGTCTACATTGCCCGCAAATTCGAAAACACCGGCATCAACATCGAGGATCTGGTATCCATCGGTGCGATCGGGCTGATTAAGGCGGTCAACACGTTTGATCCCGAGAAAAAGATCAAGCTCGCAACCTATGCTTCGCGCTGTATAGAAAACGAGATTTTGATGTATTTGCGCCGCAATAGCAAAATTCGCAGCGAGGTTTCTTTTGACGAACCGCTGAACATTGATTGGGACGGCAATGAGCTTCTCCTTTCGGATGTGCTCGGGACCGAGAACGATACCATATACCGCAATATCGAGGAACAAGTCGACCGGAAGCTGCTCCACAAAGCGCTTGAAAAACTGACCGACCGGGAGCGCACGATTATGGAACTTCGTTTCGGGCTTCAGGATGGCGAAGAGAAGACGCAAAAGGACGTCGCGGATATGCTCGGGATCTCTCAATCCTACATATCAAGACTTGAAAAAAGAATCATTAAGAGACTTCGGAAAGAGTTTAATAAGATGGTGTAG
- the sigG gene encoding RNA polymerase sporulation sigma factor SigG — protein MTRNKVEICGVDTAKLPVLTNVEMRELFHDLQQNNERSAREKLVNGNLRLVLSVIQRFNNRGEFVDDLFQVGCIGLMKAIDNFDLSQNVKFSTYAVPMIIGEIRRYLRDNNPIRVSRSLRDIAYKALQVRDSLTNQNSREPTIFEISEVLNVPKEDVVFALDAIQDPVSLFEPIYHDGGDPIYVMDQISDDKNKDVFWIEEIALREAMQRLGQREKMILSMRFFEGKTQMEVADEIGISQAQVSRLEKSAIQQMQKHVKS, from the coding sequence ATGACCCGAAACAAAGTCGAAATTTGTGGTGTGGATACCGCAAAATTACCGGTCCTAACCAATGTGGAAATGCGGGAATTGTTTCATGACTTGCAGCAAAACAACGAACGGTCAGCCAGAGAAAAGCTGGTTAACGGCAATTTGAGACTGGTCCTCAGCGTGATTCAGCGCTTTAACAATCGGGGGGAGTTTGTCGACGATTTGTTTCAGGTAGGCTGTATCGGACTCATGAAGGCCATTGATAATTTTGACTTGTCGCAAAACGTGAAATTTTCGACCTATGCGGTTCCGATGATCATCGGGGAAATTCGCAGGTATCTAAGGGACAACAATCCGATTCGCGTATCGAGATCGCTGAGGGATATCGCCTATAAGGCGCTGCAGGTGCGCGATTCCTTGACGAATCAGAATTCCAGGGAACCAACCATTTTCGAAATTTCCGAAGTATTGAATGTACCAAAAGAAGATGTCGTGTTTGCTCTGGATGCCATCCAGGATCCTGTATCGCTGTTCGAGCCGATTTACCATGACGGCGGAGATCCCATTTACGTGATGGATCAGATCAGTGACGATAAGAACAAGGATGTTTTCTGGATCGAGGAAATCGCCCTGAGGGAAGCTATGCAAAGGCTGGGGCAGCGGGAAAAAATGATTTTGTCCATGCGTTTCTTTGAAGGGAAAACCCAAATGGAGGTAGCCGATGAAATCGGTATTTCCCAGGCCCAGGTATCACGCTTGGAAAAATCGGCGATTCAGCAGATGCAAAAACACGTAAAGTCCTAA
- a CDS encoding YlmC/YmxH family sporulation protein — protein sequence MKISDFQTKDVINIVDGKRLGQISDLELDLRQGRIDAIVVPSYSKFLGLFGGGADLIIPWGNIVKIGSDVVLVKMEELKTLQEEKASAAYLERSERERRNYRDL from the coding sequence ATGAAGATATCCGATTTTCAAACAAAAGATGTCATCAATATTGTGGACGGCAAGAGACTCGGCCAGATCAGTGATCTCGAGCTTGATCTCCGTCAGGGCCGGATCGACGCTATTGTCGTGCCCAGCTATAGCAAATTTTTAGGTTTATTTGGCGGGGGAGCGGATTTGATTATTCCATGGGGCAATATAGTTAAAATCGGCTCTGATGTAGTGTTGGTCAAAATGGAGGAGCTCAAGACCCTTCAGGAAGAAAAAGCATCCGCGGCTTATTTGGAGCGATCGGAACGGGAGCGTCGAAATTACAGGGACTTGTGA
- the pgeF gene encoding peptidoglycan editing factor PgeF, producing MEPFVLREAGDQPALFMLESWMSGCEELTAGFTGRNGGVGQAPYDTLNCAFHVGDRPEDVIANRKLVAAGLGFEIDAWTCGEQVHRADIAVIDHARIGAGNLNRESAIQDTDGLLTNMPGVLLTSFYADCVPLFFLDPKQKAVGLAHAGWKGTVAKIAVKMTERMQEAFGSRPEDIRAAIGPSIGSCCYEVDGKVISHVHDLEKNFLGNGDDHRPDLYTAKNNGKFMLNLKELNRHIMIKAGILPTHIECTSYCTSCRNDLFFSYRKDGGTTGRMASWIGLKER from the coding sequence ATGGAACCGTTTGTTTTGAGGGAGGCTGGAGATCAGCCTGCGCTGTTTATGCTGGAATCCTGGATGAGCGGCTGCGAAGAACTTACCGCCGGTTTTACAGGGAGGAACGGAGGCGTGGGCCAAGCGCCTTATGATACGTTGAACTGTGCATTTCATGTCGGCGACCGTCCGGAGGACGTGATTGCAAACCGCAAACTTGTTGCCGCCGGACTTGGATTCGAAATTGATGCATGGACATGCGGGGAACAGGTTCACCGTGCCGATATCGCCGTGATCGATCATGCGCGGATTGGGGCCGGAAACTTAAACAGAGAGTCGGCGATTCAGGATACGGATGGACTTCTAACCAATATGCCTGGCGTGTTGTTGACATCCTTTTACGCGGATTGCGTACCTCTCTTTTTCTTGGATCCGAAGCAAAAAGCGGTCGGGTTGGCTCATGCAGGATGGAAAGGGACTGTAGCCAAGATCGCGGTCAAAATGACGGAACGGATGCAGGAGGCTTTTGGAAGCCGGCCTGAGGATATCCGGGCAGCCATCGGTCCTTCGATTGGATCCTGCTGTTATGAAGTCGATGGAAAAGTCATTTCCCATGTCCATGATTTAGAAAAAAATTTCCTGGGCAATGGCGACGACCACCGTCCCGACTTGTACACAGCCAAAAATAACGGCAAATTCATGCTTAACTTGAAAGAATTGAATCGACACATTATGATTAAAGCAGGAATATTGCCGACTCATATCGAATGTACATCATATTGTACGAGCTGTCGCAATGATTTGTTTTTCTCATATCGTAAGGATGGGGGAACAACGGGACGAATGGCTAGTTGGATCGGTTTAAAAGAGAGGTGA
- a CDS encoding YggS family pyridoxal phosphate-dependent enzyme — MSLEERIREVNKRIEQACLRSGRSAEDVNIVAVTKYVSTAMVDKVLASGLKHVGENRWQNAQEKWNALGNRGTWHFIGHLQTNKVKDVIGKFEYIHSLDRMSLAKEMEKCAAAHGLVVKTFLQVNVSGEESKYGMAPAEAAAFLEEIQKFTHIRVIGLMTMAPFEDRPEDTRIVFRDLRELRDDLNRRGVTKEPLTELSMGMSNDFEVAIEEGATWVRLGSILVGKEEGE; from the coding sequence ATGAGTCTGGAAGAGCGAATAAGGGAAGTTAACAAACGAATTGAACAAGCGTGCCTGCGCAGCGGCAGGTCCGCTGAAGACGTAAATATTGTAGCAGTAACTAAATACGTATCTACGGCGATGGTAGACAAGGTATTGGCCAGCGGCCTGAAGCATGTGGGGGAGAACCGTTGGCAGAATGCACAGGAAAAATGGAACGCCCTCGGCAATCGCGGAACTTGGCATTTCATTGGACATTTGCAAACGAATAAGGTCAAAGATGTCATCGGCAAATTTGAATATATTCATTCATTAGACAGGATGTCTCTGGCGAAGGAAATGGAGAAGTGCGCTGCTGCTCATGGGTTGGTCGTTAAAACCTTCCTGCAGGTCAATGTTTCCGGAGAAGAAAGCAAATATGGGATGGCTCCGGCAGAAGCCGCAGCTTTTTTAGAGGAAATTCAGAAGTTCACTCATATTCGAGTGATCGGCCTTATGACCATGGCGCCATTTGAGGATCGGCCGGAGGATACTCGCATTGTGTTCAGGGATCTTCGCGAGCTGAGGGATGATTTGAATCGCAGGGGCGTAACAAAAGAACCGTTAACAGAGCTTTCCATGGGCATGTCAAACGATTTTGAAGTTGCTATTGAGGAAGGAGCGACCTGGGTCCGTTTAGGCAGCATTTTAGTTGGGAAAGAGGAGGGAGAATGA
- a CDS encoding cell division protein SepF codes for MSVMNKFMSFLGLQEQEEVVEREQLPAEEEIETPALETRKNQRVNNVVSIHSQKNVKVILHEPRSYDEAQEIADHLRSHRTVVVNLQRVRTDQALRIIDFLSGTVYALGGGISKIGGNIFLCTPDTVEISGTISEILGDEHDYNRMR; via the coding sequence ATGAGCGTCATGAATAAATTCATGTCTTTTTTGGGATTGCAGGAGCAGGAGGAAGTGGTCGAGCGGGAGCAGCTTCCCGCTGAAGAAGAAATTGAAACTCCGGCGCTTGAAACGCGTAAAAACCAAAGAGTAAATAATGTCGTCAGCATTCACTCGCAAAAAAACGTTAAGGTTATCCTGCATGAACCACGCTCCTATGATGAGGCCCAAGAAATTGCCGATCATTTGCGTTCGCACCGTACGGTGGTCGTGAATCTGCAAAGAGTGCGCACCGATCAGGCACTGCGGATCATCGATTTTCTCAGCGGCACGGTCTACGCTTTAGGCGGCGGCATTTCCAAGATTGGTGGCAACATCTTTTTGTGCACGCCGGATACGGTTGAAATTTCAGGCACCATTTCGGAAATACTGGGTGATGAACATGACTACAACAGAATGAGGTGA
- a CDS encoding YggT family protein — protein MLTDVIIIVQYLFRIYFYMIIVYVLMSWLPNIRESFIGEFLGKLVEPYLSPFRRFIPPIMGVIDISPIVALFVLQFAERGVYAILFQIYKYTL, from the coding sequence ATTTTGACCGATGTAATCATAATTGTGCAGTACCTGTTTCGAATTTATTTTTATATGATTATCGTTTATGTACTGATGTCCTGGCTTCCAAATATCCGTGAAAGCTTTATCGGCGAGTTTTTGGGCAAGCTAGTCGAGCCGTATCTGTCACCGTTCCGCAGGTTTATACCGCCGATTATGGGGGTTATTGACATTTCCCCGATTGTTGCGCTGTTTGTTCTCCAATTCGCCGAGCGGGGCGTATACGCAATCCTGTTCCAGATTTACAAGTATACATTATGA
- a CDS encoding RNA-binding protein — protein MKLDIYEHFHPDEREFVDKAWEWIVHAGQFHESRLTDFLDPRQTVILESLANRHPDVQVRFDGGHAEAERCRALIAPDYRDLSSEDMKLKVLRIDSTDQKFLALEHGDYLGSILGLGIKRSKIGDIHVLEDGCHAVVCEEISAFLDMNLNQVHRIHVQSEILPIEQLRISKTSLEMLDITVASLRLDGIASDVYRLSRSKVLVPIRAGRCRVNWKTEEDPSVQLREGDVVSMQGFGRFKVLEAGDVTKKGRYRVRVGKFV, from the coding sequence ATGAAATTGGATATTTACGAGCATTTTCATCCGGACGAGCGTGAGTTTGTTGACAAAGCCTGGGAATGGATCGTTCATGCGGGCCAGTTCCACGAAAGCAGGCTAACGGACTTTTTGGATCCGAGGCAAACCGTTATTCTGGAGTCCCTGGCCAACCGTCATCCGGATGTGCAGGTCCGTTTCGACGGGGGCCATGCCGAGGCGGAGCGGTGCCGGGCGCTTATCGCTCCCGATTACCGTGATTTAAGCTCCGAGGATATGAAGCTGAAGGTGCTTCGCATCGATTCCACAGACCAAAAATTTCTGGCCTTGGAGCATGGGGACTACCTGGGATCGATTCTCGGACTCGGAATCAAACGTTCCAAAATCGGTGACATTCATGTACTGGAAGATGGCTGCCATGCTGTTGTTTGTGAGGAAATCAGCGCTTTTCTTGATATGAATTTAAATCAGGTACACCGTATACATGTCCAGAGCGAGATTTTGCCAATTGAGCAGCTGCGTATAAGCAAAACCTCATTGGAGATGCTTGATATTACGGTGGCTTCTTTGCGTCTTGACGGCATTGCGTCCGATGTTTACCGTCTAAGCCGGAGTAAAGTGCTGGTTCCAATCCGGGCGGGACGCTGCCGCGTAAACTGGAAAACCGAAGAGGATCCTTCTGTTCAGCTAAGAGAAGGGGATGTCGTCTCTATGCAAGGATTTGGCCGTTTCAAGGTGCTGGAGGCGGGAGATGTCACCAAAAAGGGGCGCTACCGGGTTAGAGTAGGTAAATTTGTGTAG